One genomic window of Opitutia bacterium includes the following:
- the tilS gene encoding tRNA lysidine(34) synthetase TilS has product MNYALADWQREKRRRPRAKVPRWAIGFSGGADSLALLLIFWAEAEGRWGREFVALHFNHRLRGREAEADERFCRKVCTALGVKFVSAKWANVGGHASEAAAREARHSFFAREMKRRKLRLLWLGHQQDDIAETMLMRLARGSGTGGLAAPRPVQEQADGRVHLRPLLTLKKAELVAALRASGARWCEDATNAGDAYTRNRVRRSVVPAWTKAAGRDALAGAALARERLEEDDAALEAWLAEVAPLRGRTLDLSRLAGKPVALWRRALHGWMLANQPATDLSRQGFDQLLAAIRRGRDTKFSLGAKDFAVVRAGKLSLRGR; this is encoded by the coding sequence ATGAACTACGCGCTCGCGGACTGGCAGCGCGAGAAGCGCCGCCGCCCGCGGGCGAAAGTCCCGCGTTGGGCGATCGGGTTTTCCGGCGGCGCGGACTCGCTGGCGCTGTTGCTGATTTTCTGGGCCGAGGCCGAGGGCCGGTGGGGCCGGGAATTCGTCGCGTTGCATTTCAACCACCGTCTGCGCGGGCGGGAGGCAGAGGCGGATGAGAGATTTTGCCGCAAGGTCTGCACCGCGCTCGGCGTGAAGTTTGTCAGCGCCAAGTGGGCGAACGTCGGCGGGCACGCCAGCGAGGCCGCCGCGCGCGAGGCACGCCACTCGTTCTTCGCCCGGGAAATGAAGCGGCGGAAACTGCGCCTGCTTTGGCTCGGACATCAGCAGGACGACATTGCCGAGACGATGTTGATGCGCCTCGCCCGCGGCAGCGGCACCGGCGGGCTCGCCGCGCCGCGCCCGGTGCAGGAACAGGCCGATGGCCGCGTGCACTTGCGGCCGCTGCTGACTTTGAAAAAAGCCGAGCTCGTCGCGGCGCTCCGCGCAAGCGGCGCCCGTTGGTGCGAGGACGCCACGAACGCCGGCGATGCCTACACTCGCAACCGCGTTCGCCGCTCCGTCGTTCCCGCGTGGACGAAAGCCGCGGGCCGCGACGCCCTGGCGGGAGCCGCGTTGGCGCGCGAACGCCTCGAGGAGGACGACGCGGCACTCGAGGCCTGGCTGGCAGAGGTGGCGCCGCTCCGCGGGCGCACGCTCGACTTGAGTCGGCTCGCCGGGAAGCCGGTGGCGCTGTGGCGTCGGGCGCTGCACGGTTGGATGCTGGCGAACCAGCCGGCGACGGACCTTTCCCGCCAGGGTTTCGACCAGCTCCTCGCCGCGATCAGGCGGGGACGGGACACGAAATTCAGTTTGGGAGCGAAGGATTTTGCGGTCGTTCGCGCCGGGAAACTGTCCCTGCGCGGGAGATGA
- the serS gene encoding serine--tRNA ligase: MLDPKVLRETPEVVRAAIAKKHLDVDLDAVLALDHAWRSQLGEVEQLRAKQKAANNEMAALKKGSPEFLAKVQEMKAVSAEVKAREEGLKTVEEKWRDAMLTLPNVPHASVPEGKTPEQNVVFATHGDVNAVSPAAQPHWEIKGFENLLDFGRGAKVTGAGFPFYVGDGAKIVRALLQFFLDEDVKAGYTEVAPPIFVNAASATATGQLPDKEGQMYETTPDRLFAVPTAEVPLTNFFRDEIVDEAALPIKRCAYTPCFRREAGSYGKDVRGLNRLHQFDKVELLKWVHPTRSYEELDALRDDAERLLRKLELPYRVLLMCGGDLGFSQSKKYDLEVWAAGQKRWLEVSSCSNFEAFQARRAQIRFRNQETGKPELVHTLNGSGLAVPRVLAALLENNLQSDGRVKIPAALVPYFGKEFLSFK; the protein is encoded by the coding sequence ATGCTCGATCCCAAAGTCCTTCGCGAAACGCCCGAAGTCGTCCGCGCCGCCATTGCCAAGAAGCACCTCGACGTCGATCTCGACGCCGTGCTGGCGCTCGATCACGCGTGGCGCTCGCAGCTCGGCGAGGTCGAGCAGCTCCGCGCCAAGCAGAAGGCGGCCAACAACGAGATGGCTGCGCTGAAGAAAGGCTCGCCCGAGTTCCTGGCCAAGGTGCAGGAAATGAAGGCCGTGTCCGCCGAAGTGAAGGCGCGCGAAGAAGGACTGAAGACGGTCGAGGAGAAGTGGCGCGACGCGATGCTCACGCTGCCCAACGTCCCGCACGCCTCCGTGCCCGAGGGCAAGACGCCGGAGCAGAACGTGGTGTTCGCCACGCACGGCGACGTGAACGCCGTCTCGCCCGCCGCGCAGCCACACTGGGAGATCAAGGGCTTCGAGAACCTGTTGGATTTCGGTCGCGGCGCGAAGGTCACGGGCGCGGGTTTCCCGTTCTACGTCGGCGACGGCGCCAAGATCGTGCGCGCGCTGCTGCAGTTCTTCTTGGATGAGGACGTGAAGGCCGGCTACACCGAGGTCGCGCCGCCGATCTTCGTCAACGCCGCCAGCGCCACCGCCACCGGCCAGCTGCCGGACAAGGAAGGTCAGATGTATGAGACGACGCCCGACCGGCTCTTCGCGGTGCCGACGGCCGAGGTGCCGCTGACGAATTTCTTCCGCGACGAGATCGTCGACGAGGCCGCGCTGCCCATCAAGCGCTGCGCCTACACGCCGTGCTTCCGCCGCGAGGCCGGCAGCTACGGCAAGGACGTGCGCGGCCTGAACCGCCTGCACCAGTTCGACAAGGTCGAGCTGCTCAAGTGGGTGCACCCGACGCGCAGCTACGAGGAACTCGACGCGCTCCGCGACGACGCCGAGCGCCTGCTGCGCAAGCTCGAGCTGCCCTACCGCGTGCTGCTGATGTGTGGTGGCGACCTCGGCTTCTCCCAGTCGAAGAAATACGACCTCGAGGTCTGGGCCGCCGGCCAGAAGCGCTGGCTCGAGGTGTCGAGCTGCTCGAACTTCGAAGCCTTCCAGGCGCGCCGCGCGCAGATCCGTTTCCGCAATCAGGAAACTGGCAAACCCGAGCTCGTGCACACGCTCAACGGCTCCGGTCTCGCCGTGCCGCGGGTGCTCGCCGCGCTGCTCGAGAACAACCTGCAGTCCGACGGTCGCGTGAAGATTCCCGCGGCGCTCGTGCCGTATTTCGGCAAGGAGTTCCTGAGCTTCAAGTAA
- a CDS encoding RNA polymerase sigma factor: MNPSHRQLEALYRETGANLLAYFRGRPTLAPQAEDLLQETFARALQNPERLTAALSPRAYLFGIARHVGHDALRRSQVAVALTDDEPLVGEVEDARLADMREAVAQLPPAQRETLLLKLRHDLSYEKIAEALEIPIGTVRSRLHAAVHSLRATLNPPSPTRP; encoded by the coding sequence ATGAACCCTTCGCACCGCCAACTCGAGGCTCTCTACCGGGAGACGGGCGCGAACTTGCTCGCCTACTTTCGCGGCCGACCGACGCTGGCGCCGCAGGCGGAGGATCTGTTGCAGGAAACCTTTGCGCGAGCGCTGCAAAATCCGGAACGGTTGACTGCCGCGCTCTCACCGCGCGCGTATCTCTTCGGCATCGCGCGGCACGTCGGACACGATGCGTTGCGGCGCTCGCAGGTCGCCGTGGCGTTGACCGACGACGAGCCTTTGGTCGGCGAGGTCGAGGATGCCCGGCTGGCCGACATGCGGGAAGCGGTCGCGCAGTTGCCGCCGGCGCAGCGCGAGACGCTCTTGCTGAAACTGCGCCACGACCTCAGCTACGAGAAAATCGCCGAGGCACTGGAGATCCCGATCGGCACCGTGCGCTCCCGGCTGCACGCCGCCGTGCACTCGCTGCGCGCCACTCTCAATCCCCCTTCACCCACGCGCCCATGA
- a CDS encoding glycosyltransferase family 9 protein, with the protein MRLSALGDVVLATALVQTLRKNFPNATVTWITSGITRELLLGLDGVEFVTVPRPMKPGDYLALRRTLRGRDFDVLLAAQASFRANLVHACVPAARKIGFDARRGRDLHGLFVNERVPYRDEHLAEGFLAFAGALGVAPENYVRSLVLPLGSTDHAAARALVGEGKYFVINPAASKPERNWRAERYAAVAQHVARMAGWRVVLTGGASPSEKALTDAVAVRLNDNSVPALNLAGRTSVRTLAAVLAGAEGLLAPDTGPVHLAAAVGTPVVGLYAVARSALTGPWPEQRYCVDRYADAARQFLGTSQPGWHQRVHDARAMDLITVEEVCAQVDRLVADRGAR; encoded by the coding sequence GTGCGCCTCTCGGCGCTTGGCGATGTCGTGCTTGCGACGGCGCTCGTGCAAACGCTGCGAAAGAATTTTCCGAACGCGACGGTCACTTGGATAACGAGCGGCATCACGCGCGAGCTGCTCCTCGGCCTCGATGGCGTGGAGTTCGTCACCGTGCCGCGTCCGATGAAGCCCGGCGACTACCTCGCGCTGCGCCGGACGCTGCGCGGGCGCGACTTCGACGTGTTGCTCGCGGCGCAGGCGAGCTTCCGCGCCAACCTCGTGCACGCGTGCGTGCCGGCGGCGCGCAAGATCGGTTTCGACGCGCGGCGCGGTCGCGACCTGCACGGGCTGTTCGTCAACGAGCGCGTGCCATATCGCGACGAGCACCTCGCGGAGGGTTTCCTGGCGTTCGCCGGCGCGCTCGGCGTCGCGCCGGAAAATTACGTGCGGAGTCTCGTGCTGCCGCTCGGCTCGACCGACCACGCGGCGGCGCGCGCGCTGGTGGGCGAGGGGAAATACTTCGTGATCAATCCGGCCGCGAGCAAACCGGAGCGCAACTGGCGCGCCGAACGCTACGCGGCCGTCGCGCAGCATGTCGCGCGCATGGCCGGTTGGCGCGTCGTGCTGACGGGCGGCGCGAGTCCGAGCGAGAAAGCGTTGACCGACGCGGTCGCCGTGCGGTTGAACGACAACTCGGTGCCGGCGCTCAATCTCGCGGGCCGCACCTCCGTGCGCACGCTCGCGGCGGTGCTCGCTGGCGCCGAAGGACTGCTCGCGCCGGACACGGGACCGGTGCATCTGGCCGCGGCGGTGGGCACGCCGGTTGTGGGACTTTACGCGGTGGCGCGGTCGGCGTTGACCGGACCGTGGCCGGAGCAGCGCTATTGCGTGGATCGCTACGCGGACGCTGCGCGACAATTCCTCGGCACGAGTCAACCTGGCTGGCACCAGCGCGTGCACGATGCGCGGGCGATGGACTTGATCACCGTCGAGGAAGTGTGCGCGCAAGTGGATCGCCTGGTGGCTGATCGCGGCGCGCGCTGA
- a CDS encoding glycosyltransferase family 9 protein has translation MRELLIIQPASLADIVHGLQVTASLKAQQPDWRVSWIVRDVFAPLVRSSSVVDQIFVFRRLGGVRGFFQLMREVRARQFDVVMDFQGLIRSGLMVKWTHAKRKLGRADAREGATFFYSEKIAAPTPGPHHPLETLLQFLVAVDAQPELHGPLHFRDFGKLNLSFMEKRNGLRPVLMFPESRRDDKRWPEFAQLSSLLVREAGRKVVWAGSHYLPCKEAFPDGAFVNLTGNTSLNSLAALITHAEWVISNDTGPLQLAAALGVKTLGIFGPTDPRLSGPYPLTSTSNFYIQAPVGDLRLLAARDVFARLKRRMEAESGPARVPFPSGRTS, from the coding sequence ATGCGCGAACTGCTCATCATCCAACCCGCCTCGCTCGCCGACATCGTGCACGGCTTGCAAGTCACGGCGTCGCTGAAGGCCCAACAGCCCGACTGGCGCGTGTCGTGGATCGTGCGCGACGTCTTCGCCCCGCTCGTGCGCTCGAGCAGCGTGGTGGACCAGATCTTCGTGTTCCGGCGGCTCGGCGGCGTGCGCGGATTTTTTCAGCTCATGCGCGAGGTGCGTGCGCGGCAGTTCGACGTCGTGATGGATTTCCAGGGCCTGATTCGCTCCGGCTTGATGGTGAAGTGGACGCACGCGAAGCGAAAGCTCGGCCGCGCCGACGCGCGCGAGGGCGCCACGTTTTTCTATTCGGAGAAAATCGCCGCGCCGACGCCCGGCCCGCATCACCCGCTGGAGACGCTGCTGCAGTTCCTCGTGGCGGTCGACGCCCAGCCCGAGCTGCACGGCCCGCTGCATTTCCGCGATTTCGGCAAGCTGAACCTCTCGTTCATGGAGAAGCGCAACGGCCTGCGTCCGGTGCTCATGTTTCCCGAGAGCCGCCGCGACGACAAACGCTGGCCGGAGTTCGCGCAGCTCTCGTCGCTGCTCGTGCGCGAGGCCGGCCGCAAGGTCGTGTGGGCCGGCTCGCACTACCTGCCTTGCAAGGAGGCGTTCCCCGACGGTGCGTTCGTCAACCTCACGGGCAACACCAGCCTCAACTCGCTCGCGGCGCTCATCACGCACGCCGAGTGGGTGATCTCGAATGACACCGGTCCGCTCCAACTCGCCGCCGCGCTGGGTGTGAAGACGCTCGGCATTTTCGGTCCGACCGATCCGCGGTTGTCCGGGCCGTATCCGCTGACGAGCACATCGAATTTCTACATCCAGGCGCCGGTCGGCGATCTGCGCCTGCTCGCCGCGCGCGACGTGTTTGCGCGCCTCAAGCGTCGCATGGAAGCCGAGAGCGGCCCCGCGCGCGTGCCGTTTCCGTCCGGTCGGACGAGCTGA